The window CAGTAATCCTGCCAAAGTGAAACCTTTTTCAACCCGTGTATGGGCGTTCCGGTAAGCATAGTAAAGGTCTTGCCGCACGTTTTGCACTTGGAGCGCTGCCTCCCATTGAACATGCTGTGCTTAATGATCATGCTGCTCGAGCAGTGGGGGCAGACTTTCGCCTCCCCCAGCTGAGCCGTAAGTGATGCATCCGTATTTTTCAGCTCCCGCATTACCGTAACGCGCTCTTGTTCTGTCAACTGTTTTGCGAGTTCTCGGATTTGTTCAATTATTGTCATATCATAGAGACTTTCCACTAAGATAAGCAAATTTTTGCAACAACATTATCACTGAATAGAGCCAGAACTTTTAGTATATTTACCATTCAAAGCGCACACAGCTAGTTAATTACATTTGGGCTGATGCCACATTTGGAGTTCGTAACGCTTTTTGCTTACTTTACTACCGTGGGATAAGAAAGCAGGTTCAAGCGCCCAAACGCAATCGACTATCAAACGTTAATGGTCATGCTATGAATGACAATATCGACATAGAAAACATTATCAAACTGGTAAAAGAACAAGAACCAGATAGACAAGACATTGTTGAAGCTTTACGTAGTTCAAAAGGTGGATATTGGTCAAGTATCGGTTATTATTGCTTCGTTGCCTCAGACATTAAACCAAACAAACCTGGTTCAAACTGGCAATATGACGAGTGTATGGTTATCGAACAGAAAGAAAAAGGAGACATTGTAATTGACTTGCTAAAAGACGGACGAATTGGAGGAATTGAATTTATTGACCTAATCGACAAATGAAATTGAAAGAAGCACGAACCACTTATCGAATAAACAGCCCCGCCACCTAAGCCGACCGGGAGAGCCTCTCACACCACTCATTTATTAGGGATTTGTAAAGTTTGCCAACCCAAAAACTGTAACAGATTAATTGCTTAGCCATAGTTAGATGGTGAAAAAAAATTGATTTTTTTTGCTAGGTTTGTCATCCTAATAAAAAACCTAGTAATAAACCCTAAAAAGAGAAGTTAGTATGAGTGGAGTTATCATAAAAAATTCAAGGAACACAGAGAATGCACCAAAGTGTTCGGCAGCTACCCAAACTGTAGCGTTTTCGCATTACAACAATTTTTCAGCGCAGCTACCTATCGACCCTAAAACGGGCAAAATTGTCGGTAGTGATGTAAAAGAGCAAGCAAAGCAGTGCTTAGTAAACATTAAAGCAATTGTAGAAAGCATCGACCACGTTATGGACGATGTTGTTAAAATCACCATATTCCTTAAAAATATCTCCGACATTAAGGCTGTAGACGAAGTATACACAACCTTCTTCAATAGCTATCTTCCAACAAGGACAACGGTTGCAGTTGCGGCTTTACCTATGGATGCATTGGTGCAAATTGAAGCAATTATTTCAAACGGCGAAGGCACCACACCTCAAATTCCTTGCGCTCTCATAAAAGTTGCACGAAACACAGAGAATGCTCCAAAAGGCTTATACACACAAACTGTAGCCTTTTCGCATTACAACAACATTTCAGCTCAGCTACCAATCGATCCTAAATCGGGCAAAATTGTAGCGGGTGGTGCCAAAGAGCAGGCGGTACAGTGCTTAAGCAACATTAAAGCGGTTTTGGAGAGTATCAACCACGTTATGAATGATGTTGTAAAAACAACAATATTCATTAAAAACATCTCGGATATTGAGGCTGTAAACGAAGCTTGTGCCAAATTTTTCCCAACCTACGTTCCTACACGGTCAATAGTTAGCGCTTCGGGCTTGCCTATGGACGCGTTGGTACAAATTGATGCGGTAGTGTCGCACGGCGATGGTACGCCTCCACAACTCCCTGAAGATACCCGCCTGCTAGTGATAGAAGCAAACAATACGGAGAATGCACCAAAAGTTTCATACGCACACACGGTAGCTTTTTCGCACTACAATCATATTTCAGGTCAGCTACCATTGAACCCAAAAACGAACGAAGTGGTTGCTGGTGGAGTAAAAGAGCAAGCTAAGCAATGCCTACAAAACATCAAGGCAATTGTGGAAAGTGTCGACCACGTTATGGACGATGTAGTTAAAGTAAATATCCAGCTTAAGAATATTGCTGATATAGAAGCTGTAAACGAGGTGTATAAATCATTCTTCAAGAGCGATCTTCCTGCACGAACAGTAGTTGGCGTTTCAGCTATCCCAATGGATGCATTGGTGCAAATTGATGCCGTTGTATCGAACTGCGAAAGCACACCACCAGCATAACGATACCTGAAAGTTCATAAACAAACTTACTGGTAAGCCTGCGCTAGCAGAACACTAGCGCAAGGCTTACCAAAAAGTTTATCCCTGCCAATTTTACGATCCACGTAATAAGAATTCCAACCAAACACTATATTATTGGCGTTTGATGCTTGTAACGATACAAGCTCTCAAGTCAGTTTATCTTAATTCCTAACGGAGAGAGCTGGTATCGCCGGAATATCCAATTGCCGTTCGTCAACGATTTAGACAAAACGGTCGAAGTTGTGCCACCCTTTGGCCTTGCTCTCCATCGCGTCCTATTAGAGAACTTTTACTATATTTACCTTTCTAGGCACACAAATTCGGGCACAAACATGCCAGTTTTATTAGTCTACAAGCGGTTAGTATCGTATATATGTTCAGTAATGGGTGAAACTATTGCATTTACTTTATGGAAAAAGGAACTGAAATTTTGAGAATAAATGCCAGATTGCTAAATAGCAATTTCAGAAATAACTATTCATACATCGAAACACGCTGGATGATTAGCACCAGCATAAACCTTCGAACAAATCTATTATAGTATGGTAAACATAGTTCTGCTCATCCTAGCCTATTTCTTCATGGAATTTGTTGCATGGTCGAACCATAAATATGTCATGCATGGCTTTTTATGGAATTGGCATATTGACCATCATCGAAAAGACAACTTACAGGGCTTGCCTCTAAATACAGAAGACAAGCTCTTAGAAAAAAACGATTTGTTCTTTCTGGTATATGCGATTCCTGCAATTATATTAATGATAGTTGGATTCTCAATTCAATCTATGCCCATGGTATTTGTCAGCGTTGGGATTACACTTTATGGCTTTACTTACTTTGCAATTCACGATATAATAATACACAATCGGATAAAAATTTCTTTTTTACAGGGAAAGCACAACTTCTTTATCGAAGCAGTTATTAAAGCACATACAGCACACCACAAGCCCAAAAACAAGCAAGATTTTAACAATTATGGATTATTGGTGTTTCCATTAAAATTCTTAAAATCGTAAAAGATGACTCTATATTTACTATTGCTGCTTGGTTCCATAGTTGTTCCGCTAGCTTTAAGCTTCGATAAAAAGCTTCAGTTTTATAAGCAATGGAAATACCTGATGCCTTCAATTATTGTAGTGGCAGTAATCTATATTGCCGTTGATATTTACTTTACTCGACTAGGCATTTGGGGCTTCAATGCAAATTATCATTCCTCAAATATTTGGTTTGGTTTACCGATGGAAGAATGGCTGTTTTTTATTGTTATCCCCTATGCCAGTATATTCTTACATGATTCAATAGTGTTATATTTCACCAAATTTCGGTTGAAAACTACGTTGGCCAACTACGTATCCTTTTTTCTAATTATTATCTCATTGGCAATTGTATTGTTTAATTTAAACAAAATTTATACAGTCTACATCTTTAGTTTAGTGATAATTGTATTGGCCCTCTCATATTTCGATAAAACGAAGATAATCAATAGTTTTTATCTTACTTTTTTAGCAATACTTATTCCATTTTTAATAGTGAACGCCATTTTAACTGGCAGTTTTATAGATGAACCAGTAGTTTGGTATAACAATAGCGCGAATTTAGGAATACGTTTTTTAACCATTCCGATTGAAGATTTCGGCTATGCTTTTAGCCTTATTCTCTTCAATTTATTGATGCGAGAAAGGATGAAAAAAATATATTAGACTGAGAAAAAAGCATATAACTCGCAAACTAACAACCAATACTAATGGAAAGGCAGAAACATTTTATAATGCTTTTAATAATGCTGTTTAGTTTCTCTCTTGTTAAAGCATCGCACAAAACTGACGTTTACAAGGCATATATTAGCAATGATATGAACCTTTGGAAGAGCGTGATTGATGAAATGAACCAACAAAAAACTAAGAGCAACGACTTTCGATTGGAATTAATCAATTACCAGTATGGCTATATTGGATGGTGCATCGGTTATAAAAAGAATGATGTGGCAGAACAATATATTCAGTTGGGCGAATCAAATATCGCAGTTCTAGAAAAATCGGGCTATAAGCCATCATGGATTAATTCATACAAATCAGCATTTTACGGATACAAAATTGGGCTAAATAAACTTAAAGCGCCGTTTATAGGGCCTAAAAGTGTTGACTGTGCTAAATTATCTATGAAACAAGATGCTGAAAACCCATATGGCTTTATTCAATTTGCAAATTCGCAATACTACATGCCGGCAGTGTTTGGTGGTTCAAAATCGGAGGCCTTAAAATATTACATAAAGGCCGAGAAACTTATGGAAAAAAATCAGAGTCAAATAAAAGAAGATTGGAATTATTTAAGTCTGTTATCAATGATTGCAATAGCATATACTGAATTGAATGACTACAAAAATGCAAAAGAATACTACAAAAAAATATTGAACATAGAGCCAAATTTTTTGTGGGTCAAAAATGAGCTATACCCTAAATTATTAAAGAAAATGAAATAGATCATTACATTGTTTGAGCCAAACTTGGCGGATTGGCAACTGTTAAGTAAAAGCAAGGCTATAAGGTTGAGGAACGGAGATGACCGCTCCGCCAGCCGGGAGAACGTTTAAGGATAATGGTTCTATTGTCCACCAACCCGATGGATATACCTTTGTAAAGGCTTCCATAAGATCTTTAAACACAAAGGCAACCCAACTAAAACAATAATTATTGCTAACGGCAACTCTGCTAATTCTTTTTCCAAATACCTCTTTCACAAGAATCCAAATAGCCTAAATTTGCACTGGAGGTTTTAGAAAGCCCCCGCTCAACAACATGGAAATAGTAAACCTCCCCGAAAATATCACCAACAACTCCGGACTGGTTCTTACCCTCGGCTTCTTCGACGGCGTACACCAAGGCCACAAAACCCTTATCAACAGAACCATTGCCAAAGCCAACGCTTTCGGCTTTCGATCGGCAGTAATGACATTTTGGCCACACCCTCGTTTGGTGCTGGGCAAAGATCCAGGAAACCTCTTTTTTCTCACCACCCTTCCCGAGAAATCGGAGCTGATTGCCAAGTTGGGAGTCGATTATTTCATTGTTCAGGAGTTTAATGAGACCCTAGCAGCCATAGAGGCCGAGGAGTTTGTTCGCTTCCTGGCCGAGGATTACAAAGTACGCCACTTTGTGGTTGGAAAAGATCACCGCTTTGGGCGGATGGCCAAGGGTGACTTTCGGCTACTGGAGCAGCTCGCACCAAAGTATGGCTACACAGTGGAAGCCTTCGACCCTATCCAGGAGAGCAGCGAGAACATTAGCTCCACCAACATTCGCACCGCACTAGCAAGTGGCGATCTCGAACATGCAAACAATATGCTAGGCTACCCCTACTTGCTGGCAGGAACGATTGAAACTGGCCGCCAGCTAGGACGAACCATTGGGTTTCCCACCGCCAACATCAAACCCAACGACACCCTTAAGTTGGTTCCAGCCCATGGCGTTTACGCCGTTCTACTCCACGTAGATGGCAAGGTAGAAAAGGGAATGATGAACATTGGTATCCGCCCCACGGTGGATAACACCTTAGCAAGAACCATCGAGGTACACATCATTAACTTCGACGCGGATATCTACAACCATCGTATTGAGGTTGCATTTGTTAAAAAACTCCGCGACGAAATTAAGTTCCCATCCATAGAGCACCTAAAAGCCCAGCTGCACCTCGACCGCGATCACGCAATTGAGGTCCTAGAAAATAAAAATCTTGAGGTTTTCAAAAACTATTTTCTAACTTTAACGGTCTAAAAATCCGCACTAAACACTACACTATATGGATAAGATAATTGTAGAAACCCTGCCATACAAAGTTGCCGACATTACGTTGGCCGACTGGGGTCGTAAGGAAATTGGAATAGCCGAAAAGGAGATGCCAGGATTGATGGCTATCCGGAAAAAGCACGCTGCTAAAAAACCGCTTAAGGGTGCCCGCGTAATGGGATCGCTCCACATGACCATTCAAACGGCAGTGCTCATTGAAACCCTAGTGGAGCTGGGAGCCGATGTAAGATGGTGCAGCTGCAACATCTTTTCCACCCAGGATCACGCGGCCGCCGCCATTGCCGCTGCAGGTGTTCCGGTTTTTGCTTGGAAAGGCGAATCGCTCGAGGAATACTGGTGGTGCACAGCACAGGCGCTTTCGTTCCCCGGAGGAAAAGGTCCAAACCTTATTGTAGACGATGGTGGCGATGCTACCCTCTTTATCCACCTTGGCTTTAAGGCCGAAAAGGACGCTACCGTCCTCAATAATAAAGCTGAAAGCCACGAAGAGCAAGTTATTCTCACCATGCTCAAGGATATTCTCGCCGAAGACAACCAGAAATGGCACCGCACCGTGAAGGAGTGGAAGGGCGTTTCGGAAGAGACCACCACCGGCGTTCACCGCCTCTACCAAATGATGGAATCGGGCGAGTTGCTCATTCCCGCCATCAACGTAAACGACTCCGTTACCAAGAGCAAATTCGACAACCTCTACGGATGTCGCGAATCGCTGGCCGACGGTATTAAGCGCGCCACCGATGTTATGCTTGCCGGAAAGGTTGTAGTGGTTTGCGGCTACGGCGACGTGGGTAAAGGATGTGCCCGAAGCATGCGCTCCTACGGCTCACGCGTAATCATAACGGAGATCGACCCCATTTGTGCGCTACAAGCTGCCATGGAAGGATTCGAAATCAAAACCATTGAGGATACACTCGGCGAAGGAAACATCTACGTTACCACCACCGGCAACTGCGATATCATAACCCTTGAGCACATCAAGGCGATGAAGGATCAAACCATTGTTTGCAACATTGGCCATTTCGACAACGAGATCCAAGTTGATCGCCTCAACACCATGCCTGGGGTGAAACAGATAAACATTAAGCCACAGGTGGATCAATACGTATTCCCCGATGGCCACTCCATCTACCTCTTGGCCGAAGGTCGCTTGGTAAACCTTGGCTGCGCCACCGGTCACCCATCGTTTGTGATGAGCAACAGCTTCAGCAACCAAACGCTGGCACAGCTGGAACTATGGACCAAGACTTGGAAAATTGGCGTTTACCGCCTGCCCAAGGAACTCGACGAGGAAGTTGCTCGCCTGCACCTGGAGCAGCTCGGCGTTAAGCTTACTCAGCTAACCAAAAAGCAAGCCGACTATATTGGTGTAAAAGCCGAAGGCCCATATAAGTCGGACCATTACCGCTACTAGGCCAAATTATTATGATAAAAAAGCACCTGAATTCGGGTGCTTTTTTTGTCCTTATAATTTATAGTAAAAAGCCCTCAAAGCCTTGCGAAAGTTTAACTATAGGTTAACTTTAACCCAATTAATATCCGACTAAACATTAACAACCAACTTATGGGCAGCAACAACTACAAACTTAAATCACAAGACATTAAGGAACTCGTTCCTTCAATGGGCTACTGCTACGCATCCGATACCATCACGGTAGATGGGATGAAGGTTGGCTATATGTACCGCGAAATTCGCGACGATAACGACGACAGCGGTTGGCGTTTTCTGTCGGGCACCGAAACGGAGGAATACGTCGAAGACGACACCAACAGCATGTTTTTTGAAGTAAACGTAATCGCCAACTACGATCCGGCCATTATCCCCTACCTAAAAATGCGGGTAGGCACTGAGCTGGAACGAGTAGAGGGAACCGACACTTTCCAAGCAGTTGAACCCGAATAAAAGTTCCAAAATCGAATAATCTGATCATAAAATTGTAATTTTACTTCAGCAGGTGAACTAATTGCCTGCTAAAGTAAAATCACCCCAAAGCAAAAAGTTAGGCAAATGAGTGAGAAGAGCCAAAGTGGAAAGCCCAACAGTAAGGTGCCACTAAACAAGAAGGTAAAGGAACTGACGCATTTCCTTTCCCACGGTATCTGGAGTTTGAGGATTGATCAGTACACACGAAACAAATCGATGCTATACCGAACGCTCCGAATAATTCTGCTGGG is drawn from Williamwhitmania taraxaci and contains these coding sequences:
- a CDS encoding IS1 family transposase, producing MTIIEQIRELAKQLTEQERVTVMRELKNTDASLTAQLGEAKVCPHCSSSMIIKHSMFNGRQRSKCKTCGKTFTMLTGTPIHGLKKVSLWQDY
- a CDS encoding RidA family protein, with product MSGVIIKNSRNTENAPKCSAATQTVAFSHYNNFSAQLPIDPKTGKIVGSDVKEQAKQCLVNIKAIVESIDHVMDDVVKITIFLKNISDIKAVDEVYTTFFNSYLPTRTTVAVAALPMDALVQIEAIISNGEGTTPQIPCALIKVARNTENAPKGLYTQTVAFSHYNNISAQLPIDPKSGKIVAGGAKEQAVQCLSNIKAVLESINHVMNDVVKTTIFIKNISDIEAVNEACAKFFPTYVPTRSIVSASGLPMDALVQIDAVVSHGDGTPPQLPEDTRLLVIEANNTENAPKVSYAHTVAFSHYNHISGQLPLNPKTNEVVAGGVKEQAKQCLQNIKAIVESVDHVMDDVVKVNIQLKNIADIEAVNEVYKSFFKSDLPARTVVGVSAIPMDALVQIDAVVSNCESTPPA
- a CDS encoding sterol desaturase family protein; the encoded protein is MEFVAWSNHKYVMHGFLWNWHIDHHRKDNLQGLPLNTEDKLLEKNDLFFLVYAIPAIILMIVGFSIQSMPMVFVSVGITLYGFTYFAIHDIIIHNRIKISFLQGKHNFFIEAVIKAHTAHHKPKNKQDFNNYGLLVFPLKFLKS
- a CDS encoding lycopene cyclase domain-containing protein, whose amino-acid sequence is MTLYLLLLLGSIVVPLALSFDKKLQFYKQWKYLMPSIIVVAVIYIAVDIYFTRLGIWGFNANYHSSNIWFGLPMEEWLFFIVIPYASIFLHDSIVLYFTKFRLKTTLANYVSFFLIIISLAIVLFNLNKIYTVYIFSLVIIVLALSYFDKTKIINSFYLTFLAILIPFLIVNAILTGSFIDEPVVWYNNSANLGIRFLTIPIEDFGYAFSLILFNLLMRERMKKIY
- a CDS encoding tetratricopeptide repeat protein: MERQKHFIMLLIMLFSFSLVKASHKTDVYKAYISNDMNLWKSVIDEMNQQKTKSNDFRLELINYQYGYIGWCIGYKKNDVAEQYIQLGESNIAVLEKSGYKPSWINSYKSAFYGYKIGLNKLKAPFIGPKSVDCAKLSMKQDAENPYGFIQFANSQYYMPAVFGGSKSEALKYYIKAEKLMEKNQSQIKEDWNYLSLLSMIAIAYTELNDYKNAKEYYKKILNIEPNFLWVKNELYPKLLKKMK
- a CDS encoding bifunctional riboflavin kinase/FAD synthetase; this encodes MEIVNLPENITNNSGLVLTLGFFDGVHQGHKTLINRTIAKANAFGFRSAVMTFWPHPRLVLGKDPGNLFFLTTLPEKSELIAKLGVDYFIVQEFNETLAAIEAEEFVRFLAEDYKVRHFVVGKDHRFGRMAKGDFRLLEQLAPKYGYTVEAFDPIQESSENISSTNIRTALASGDLEHANNMLGYPYLLAGTIETGRQLGRTIGFPTANIKPNDTLKLVPAHGVYAVLLHVDGKVEKGMMNIGIRPTVDNTLARTIEVHIINFDADIYNHRIEVAFVKKLRDEIKFPSIEHLKAQLHLDRDHAIEVLENKNLEVFKNYFLTLTV
- the ahcY gene encoding adenosylhomocysteinase, whose protein sequence is MDKIIVETLPYKVADITLADWGRKEIGIAEKEMPGLMAIRKKHAAKKPLKGARVMGSLHMTIQTAVLIETLVELGADVRWCSCNIFSTQDHAAAAIAAAGVPVFAWKGESLEEYWWCTAQALSFPGGKGPNLIVDDGGDATLFIHLGFKAEKDATVLNNKAESHEEQVILTMLKDILAEDNQKWHRTVKEWKGVSEETTTGVHRLYQMMESGELLIPAINVNDSVTKSKFDNLYGCRESLADGIKRATDVMLAGKVVVVCGYGDVGKGCARSMRSYGSRVIITEIDPICALQAAMEGFEIKTIEDTLGEGNIYVTTTGNCDIITLEHIKAMKDQTIVCNIGHFDNEIQVDRLNTMPGVKQINIKPQVDQYVFPDGHSIYLLAEGRLVNLGCATGHPSFVMSNSFSNQTLAQLELWTKTWKIGVYRLPKELDEEVARLHLEQLGVKLTQLTKKQADYIGVKAEGPYKSDHYRY
- a CDS encoding DUF2185 domain-containing protein, which produces MGSNNYKLKSQDIKELVPSMGYCYASDTITVDGMKVGYMYREIRDDNDDSGWRFLSGTETEEYVEDDTNSMFFEVNVIANYDPAIIPYLKMRVGTELERVEGTDTFQAVEPE